From Canis aureus isolate CA01 chromosome 7, VMU_Caureus_v.1.0, whole genome shotgun sequence, a single genomic window includes:
- the RSPH9 gene encoding radial spoke head protein 9 homolog isoform X1, which produces MDSESLLLSLELASGSGQGLSPDRRASLLTSLTLVKRDYRYSRVLFWGRILGLVADYYIAQGLSEDQLAPRKTLYRQGHERRRSKARVPGERGPVAARWTPDIPKTAVSRRVRSLGGLNCMEWSLLPPATEEMAVETSVVKGRFMGDPSHEYEHTELQKMKEGEKVFEEEVVVQIKEENRLVSVIDQIDKAVAVIPRGALFKTPFGPIHVNRTFEGLSLSEAKKLSSYFHFREPVELKNKTLLEKADLDPSLDFMDSLEHDIPKATLQGGYCYHPHFTGSWSIQMERGNALVVLRSLLWPGLTFFHAPRTKNYGYIYMGTGEKNIDLPFML; this is translated from the exons ATGGACTCCGAGAGCCTCCTGCTGTCGCTGGAGCTGGCATCCGGCAGCGGCCAGGGCCTCAGCCCCGACCGCCGGGCCTCGCTGCTCACTTCCCTAACGCTGGTGAAGCGCGACTACCGCTACAGCCGGGTCCTTTTCTGGGGCCGCATCCTCGGCCTCGTCGCCGATTACTACATCGCGCAgggcctgagtgaggaccagctCGCACCACGCAAGACACTCTACAG GCAGGGCCACGAACGGAGGCGGAGCAAGGCGAGAGTTCCCGGAGAACGGGGACCTGTAGCCGCCAGGTGGACGCCTGACATTCCGAAGACCGCAGTTTCCAGAAGGGTCAGGAGCCTTGGAGG CCTGAACTGTATGGAGTGGAGCCTCTTGCCCCCCGCCACGGAAGAGATGGCAGTGGAGACGTCTGTGGTGAAGGGCCGCTTCATGGGGGACCCCTCGCATGAGTACGAACACACTGAGCTGCAGAAGATGAAGGAGGGTGAAAAGGTCTTTGAAGAAGAAGTAGTG GTCCAGATCAAGGAAGAAAACCGTTTGGTGTCTGTCATCGACCAGATTGACAAGGCTGTGGCTGTCATCCCTCGAGGAGCCCTTTTTAAGACCCCTTTTGGACCCATCCATGTCAATCGGACCTTTGAAG GACTGTCCTTGTCTGAAGCCAAGAAGCTTAGTTCCTACTTCCACTTTAGGGAGCCTGTTGAGCTGAAGAACAAGACTTTACTTGAGAAGGCTGACCTGGACCCCTCCCTGGACTTCATGGACTCCTTGGAGCATGACATCCCCAAAG CCACTCTACAGGGCGGCTACTgttaccatccccattttacag ggtcctggagcaTCCAGATGGAGAGGGGCAACGCCCTGGTGGTGCTGCGCAGCCTGCTCTGGCCGGGGCTCACCTTCTTCCATGCTCCCCGCACCAAGAACTATGGCTACATCTACATGGGCACTGGTGAGAAGAACATAGACCTCCCCTTCATgctgtag
- the RSPH9 gene encoding radial spoke head protein 9 homolog isoform X3, protein MDSESLLLSLELASGSGQGLSPDRRASLLTSLTLVKRDYRYSRVLFWGRILGLVADYYIAQGLSEDQLAPRKTLYSLNCMEWSLLPPATEEMAVETSVVKGRFMGDPSHEYEHTELQKMKEGEKVFEEEVVVQIKEENRLVSVIDQIDKAVAVIPRGALFKTPFGPIHVNRTFEGLSLSEAKKLSSYFHFREPVELKNKTLLEKADLDPSLDFMDSLEHDIPKATLQGGYCYHPHFTGSWSIQMERGNALVVLRSLLWPGLTFFHAPRTKNYGYIYMGTGEKNIDLPFML, encoded by the exons ATGGACTCCGAGAGCCTCCTGCTGTCGCTGGAGCTGGCATCCGGCAGCGGCCAGGGCCTCAGCCCCGACCGCCGGGCCTCGCTGCTCACTTCCCTAACGCTGGTGAAGCGCGACTACCGCTACAGCCGGGTCCTTTTCTGGGGCCGCATCCTCGGCCTCGTCGCCGATTACTACATCGCGCAgggcctgagtgaggaccagctCGCACCACGCAAGACACTCTACAG CCTGAACTGTATGGAGTGGAGCCTCTTGCCCCCCGCCACGGAAGAGATGGCAGTGGAGACGTCTGTGGTGAAGGGCCGCTTCATGGGGGACCCCTCGCATGAGTACGAACACACTGAGCTGCAGAAGATGAAGGAGGGTGAAAAGGTCTTTGAAGAAGAAGTAGTG GTCCAGATCAAGGAAGAAAACCGTTTGGTGTCTGTCATCGACCAGATTGACAAGGCTGTGGCTGTCATCCCTCGAGGAGCCCTTTTTAAGACCCCTTTTGGACCCATCCATGTCAATCGGACCTTTGAAG GACTGTCCTTGTCTGAAGCCAAGAAGCTTAGTTCCTACTTCCACTTTAGGGAGCCTGTTGAGCTGAAGAACAAGACTTTACTTGAGAAGGCTGACCTGGACCCCTCCCTGGACTTCATGGACTCCTTGGAGCATGACATCCCCAAAG CCACTCTACAGGGCGGCTACTgttaccatccccattttacag ggtcctggagcaTCCAGATGGAGAGGGGCAACGCCCTGGTGGTGCTGCGCAGCCTGCTCTGGCCGGGGCTCACCTTCTTCCATGCTCCCCGCACCAAGAACTATGGCTACATCTACATGGGCACTGGTGAGAAGAACATAGACCTCCCCTTCATgctgtag
- the RSPH9 gene encoding radial spoke head protein 9 homolog isoform X2 encodes MDSESLLLSLELASGSGQGLSPDRRASLLTSLTLVKRDYRYSRVLFWGRILGLVADYYIAQGLSEDQLAPRKTLYRQGHERRRSKARVPGERGPVAARWTPDIPKTAVSRRVRSLGGLNCMEWSLLPPATEEMAVETSVVKGRFMGDPSHEYEHTELQKMKEGEKVFEEEVVVQIKEENRLVSVIDQIDKAVAVIPRGALFKTPFGPIHVNRTFEGLSLSEAKKLSSYFHFREPVELKNKTLLEKADLDPSLDFMDSLEHDIPKGSWSIQMERGNALVVLRSLLWPGLTFFHAPRTKNYGYIYMGTGEKNIDLPFML; translated from the exons ATGGACTCCGAGAGCCTCCTGCTGTCGCTGGAGCTGGCATCCGGCAGCGGCCAGGGCCTCAGCCCCGACCGCCGGGCCTCGCTGCTCACTTCCCTAACGCTGGTGAAGCGCGACTACCGCTACAGCCGGGTCCTTTTCTGGGGCCGCATCCTCGGCCTCGTCGCCGATTACTACATCGCGCAgggcctgagtgaggaccagctCGCACCACGCAAGACACTCTACAG GCAGGGCCACGAACGGAGGCGGAGCAAGGCGAGAGTTCCCGGAGAACGGGGACCTGTAGCCGCCAGGTGGACGCCTGACATTCCGAAGACCGCAGTTTCCAGAAGGGTCAGGAGCCTTGGAGG CCTGAACTGTATGGAGTGGAGCCTCTTGCCCCCCGCCACGGAAGAGATGGCAGTGGAGACGTCTGTGGTGAAGGGCCGCTTCATGGGGGACCCCTCGCATGAGTACGAACACACTGAGCTGCAGAAGATGAAGGAGGGTGAAAAGGTCTTTGAAGAAGAAGTAGTG GTCCAGATCAAGGAAGAAAACCGTTTGGTGTCTGTCATCGACCAGATTGACAAGGCTGTGGCTGTCATCCCTCGAGGAGCCCTTTTTAAGACCCCTTTTGGACCCATCCATGTCAATCGGACCTTTGAAG GACTGTCCTTGTCTGAAGCCAAGAAGCTTAGTTCCTACTTCCACTTTAGGGAGCCTGTTGAGCTGAAGAACAAGACTTTACTTGAGAAGGCTGACCTGGACCCCTCCCTGGACTTCATGGACTCCTTGGAGCATGACATCCCCAAAG ggtcctggagcaTCCAGATGGAGAGGGGCAACGCCCTGGTGGTGCTGCGCAGCCTGCTCTGGCCGGGGCTCACCTTCTTCCATGCTCCCCGCACCAAGAACTATGGCTACATCTACATGGGCACTGGTGAGAAGAACATAGACCTCCCCTTCATgctgtag
- the RSPH9 gene encoding radial spoke head protein 9 homolog isoform X4, whose amino-acid sequence MDSESLLLSLELASGSGQGLSPDRRASLLTSLTLVKRDYRYSRVLFWGRILGLVADYYIAQGLSEDQLAPRKTLYSLNCMEWSLLPPATEEMAVETSVVKGRFMGDPSHEYEHTELQKMKEGEKVFEEEVVVQIKEENRLVSVIDQIDKAVAVIPRGALFKTPFGPIHVNRTFEGLSLSEAKKLSSYFHFREPVELKNKTLLEKADLDPSLDFMDSLEHDIPKGSWSIQMERGNALVVLRSLLWPGLTFFHAPRTKNYGYIYMGTGEKNIDLPFML is encoded by the exons ATGGACTCCGAGAGCCTCCTGCTGTCGCTGGAGCTGGCATCCGGCAGCGGCCAGGGCCTCAGCCCCGACCGCCGGGCCTCGCTGCTCACTTCCCTAACGCTGGTGAAGCGCGACTACCGCTACAGCCGGGTCCTTTTCTGGGGCCGCATCCTCGGCCTCGTCGCCGATTACTACATCGCGCAgggcctgagtgaggaccagctCGCACCACGCAAGACACTCTACAG CCTGAACTGTATGGAGTGGAGCCTCTTGCCCCCCGCCACGGAAGAGATGGCAGTGGAGACGTCTGTGGTGAAGGGCCGCTTCATGGGGGACCCCTCGCATGAGTACGAACACACTGAGCTGCAGAAGATGAAGGAGGGTGAAAAGGTCTTTGAAGAAGAAGTAGTG GTCCAGATCAAGGAAGAAAACCGTTTGGTGTCTGTCATCGACCAGATTGACAAGGCTGTGGCTGTCATCCCTCGAGGAGCCCTTTTTAAGACCCCTTTTGGACCCATCCATGTCAATCGGACCTTTGAAG GACTGTCCTTGTCTGAAGCCAAGAAGCTTAGTTCCTACTTCCACTTTAGGGAGCCTGTTGAGCTGAAGAACAAGACTTTACTTGAGAAGGCTGACCTGGACCCCTCCCTGGACTTCATGGACTCCTTGGAGCATGACATCCCCAAAG ggtcctggagcaTCCAGATGGAGAGGGGCAACGCCCTGGTGGTGCTGCGCAGCCTGCTCTGGCCGGGGCTCACCTTCTTCCATGCTCCCCGCACCAAGAACTATGGCTACATCTACATGGGCACTGGTGAGAAGAACATAGACCTCCCCTTCATgctgtag